In Brachypodium distachyon strain Bd21 chromosome 2, Brachypodium_distachyon_v3.0, whole genome shotgun sequence, one genomic interval encodes:
- the LOC100837868 gene encoding malignant T-cell-amplified sequence 1 homolog, with translation MFKKFSSEDISGQNQVKASVQRRIRQSIADEYPALEPLLDDMLPKKSPMIVVKCQNHLNLVVVNNVPLFFNIRDGPYMPTLRLLHQYPDIMKKFQVDRGAIKFVLSGANIMCPGLTSPGGVLDKEVEEETPVAIMAEGKQHALAIGFTKMSAKDISTINKGIGVDNMHYLNDGLWKMEHLE, from the exons ATGTTCAAGAA ATTCTCTTCTGAAGATATATCTGGACAAAATCAAGTTAAGGCTTCTGTACAGCGAAGGATTCGACAAAGTATTGCTGATGAG TATCCTGCCCTTGAACCTTTGCTTGATGACATGCTTCCAAAGAAGTCGCCTATGATTGTTGTTAAATG CCAAAATCATCTGAATCTTGTGGTGGTGAATAATGTCCCACTGTTTTTCAACATCCGTGATGGACCTTACATGCCAACCCTGCGCCTTCTTCATCAGT ATCCTGATATCATGAAGAAATTCCAAGTGGATAGAGGTGCTATCAAGTTTGTTCTCTCTGGTGCAAACATAATGTGCCCTGGACTGACATCACCTGGCGGGGTCTTGGACAAGGAAGTCGAGGAGGAAACACCAGTG GCTATAATGGCTGAAGGCAAACAACATGCACTGGCAATTGGATTTACAAAGATGTCAGCGAAAGACAT AAGCACCATCAACAAAGGAATTGGAGTTGACAACATGCACTATCTGAATGATGGACTGTGGAAG ATGGAACATCTCGAATAG
- the LOC104583069 gene encoding uncharacterized protein LOC104583069: protein MAAEGIDVIGPIDPSSSQGHRLILAATDYFSKWVEAVPLREVKSDNVINFLEQHIIYRFGIPHRITSDNAKAFKSNKMHKFMAKYKIKWNYSTGYYPQANGAIKAFNKTLGKILKKTVTRHRREWHDGLFESLWAYRVTELDALEEERLHALQDLELYRQNMVKAYDKLVKPRVFRKGELVLVLRRPIVVTHKTKGKFEPKWEGPYVIEQVYDGGAYQLVDPQRARPMPPINGRFLKKYFA, encoded by the exons ATGGCGGCGGAAG GAATCGACGTCATTGGCCCTATCGACCCTTCATCTTCACAAGGACATCGCTTAATCCTTGCGGCAACGGACTacttctccaagtgggtggaggcgGTTCCACTACGGGAGGTGAAGAGCGACAACGTCATCAACTTTCTTGAGCAACACATCATATATCGCTTCGGAATACCCCACCGCATCACCTCTGACAATGCCAAGGCCTTCAAGTCCAACAAGATGCACAAGTTCATGGCGAAGTACAAGATCAAGTGGAATTACTCCACCGGCTACTATCCACAAGCCAACGGCGCGATCAAAGCCTTCAACAAGACGCTGGGCAAGATACTCAAGAAGACGGTGACAAGACATAGAAGGGAGTGGCATGACGGTCTCTTCGAGTCTCTATGGGCGTACCGTGTTACG GAGCTTGACGCCCTTGAAGAGGAGCGATTGCATGCTCTACAAGACTTGGAACTTTATCGCCAGAATATGGTGAAGGCTTATGATAAGCTCGTCAAGCCACGAGTCTTCAGGAAGGGCGAGCTAGTTCTCGTACTCCGACGGCCCATCGTCGTCACACACAAGACGAAGGGAAAATTCGAGCCGAAGTGGGAAGGTCCATACGTCATTGAGCAAGTCTATGACGGAGGCGCGTATCAGCTGGTTGATCCTCAAAGAGCCCGGCCTATGCCACCGATCAACGGAAGGTTCTTAAAGAAGTATTTTGCTTGA
- the LOC112270967 gene encoding uncharacterized protein LOC112270967 encodes MGKYNKSSPSRKSDYFGRDTNRGRHIDARGSSPDKGKGKARDSPPPPPSRNEGKHANLSAWRRLSPPPSPLTIPESTPKAARSTRPHRGANQSDEIVIPSTRTLLWTTRRQVQSPFMYMHILILTSRVPNQFFFLVQDPLETVLPHVQISNGVERLLSDMIAEEKATGGGAVVPPAAPTLVATRTPADTCATLESSADKKRPAAMPDADVALTINKKPKPDSDDTTSVTAIDAVATHQTPEVKDLKVFFERFQWLWSGASPFSSKASPSFSGTPPSLILPEGKNALERRAQKFLPSDLGDIQEALRTPSSAEPRNSFHRISETFRRP; translated from the exons ATGGGAAAGTACAACAAGTCTTCTCCATCACGGAAGTCAGATTACTTCGGTCGTGACACCAACAGAGGACGCCATATTGACGCACGTGGATCCTCTCCGGACAAGGGCAAGggcaaggccagagattcacctcctccgcctccaagCAGGAACGAAGGCAAGCATGCAAATTTGTCGGCCTGGCGAAGGTtgtcgccaccgccgtcgccacTGACGATCCCCGAATCAACGCCCAAAGCAGCACGCAGCACGCGCCCTCACCGTGGCGCGAATCAGTCTGACGAAATCGTCATCCCGTCGACTCGGACGCTCCTTTGGACAACCCGGAGGCAAGTTCAAAGCCCTTTCATGTATATGCATATATTAATCCTCACAAGTCGCGTACctaatcaatttttttttcttgtacagGACCCTCTTGAGACCGTGTTGCCTCACGTCCAAATAAGCAATGGCGTGGAGAGGCTTCTGTCGGATATGATAGCAGAGGAAAAGGCCACAGGAGGTGGCGCTGTGGTCCCACCTGCAGCTCCAACGCTGGTCGCCACAAGAACTCCAGCTGATACATGCGCAACTCTAGAATCTTCTGCCGACAAGAAACGTCCCGCCGCAATGCCTGATGCCGACGTCGCACTCACGATCAACAAGAAGCCGAAACCAGACTCTGATG atacaACTTCAGTCACAGCAATTGATGCAGTAGCAACCCATCAAACGCCCGAAGTTAAAGACCTGAAGGTTTTCTTTGAGAGGTTCCAGTGGTTGTGGTCTGGCGCTAGTCCGTTCTCCAGCAAAGCTTCCCCTTCTTTCAGCGGGACACCACCGAGCCTCATCCTTCCTGAAGGCAAGAACGCCCTCGAGCGCCGAGCCCAGAAATTCCTTCCATCGGATCTCGGAGACATTCAGGAGGCCCTAAGAACGCCCTCGAGCGCCGAGCCCAGAAATTCCTTCCATCGGATCTCGGAGACATTCAGGAGGCCCTAA
- the LOC100832850 gene encoding bidirectional sugar transporter SWEET17, which produces MDPTLFIIGIIGNIISVLVFISPVTTFWRIVRGGSTEEFEPAPYVMTLLNALLWLYYGLTKPDGLLIATVNGFGALMEAIYVVLFLIYANDHGTRVKTAKLVAALDIAFFGVVFATTTFAIAELDMKIMVVGLICACLSVFMYGSPLAAMRTVITTRSVEYMPFFLSFFLFLNGGVWAFYALLDRDVFLGVPNGFGCVLGGIQLIIYAVYKNCKVDSPSSDEAADDGWQAAASASLLSSSDANRHGLEDAASNRV; this is translated from the exons ATGGATCCCACTCTGTTCATCATCGGCATCATAG GAAACATCATCTCCGTTCTGGTCTTCATTTCTCCCGT CACGACGTTCTGGAGGATCGTGAGGGGCGGGTCGACGGAGGAGTTCGAGCCGGCGCCATACGTGATGACGCTGCTCAACGCGCTGCTGTGGCTCTACTACGGCCTCACCAAGCCCGACGGCCTCCTCATCGCCACCGTCAATGGGTTCGGGGCCCTCATGGAGGCCATCTAcgtcgtcctcttcctcatctATGCCAACGACCATGGCACGAGG GTTAAAACCGCGAAATTGGTGGCAGCTTTGGACATCGCCTTTTTTGGGGTCGTGTTCGCGACTACAACGTTTGCCATTGCTGAGCTTGACATGAAAATCATGGTTGTCGGATTGATATGCGCCTGCCTCAGTGTCTTCATGTACGGGTCCCCACTCGCTGCCATG AGAACGGTGATCACCACAAGGAGCGTGGAGTACATGCCTTTCTTCCtgtccttcttcctcttccttaaCGGAGGCGTCTGGGCTTTCTATGCCCTGCTCGACAGAGACGTCTTCCTTGGg GTCCCAAATGGGTTTGGCTGCGTCTTGGGCGGCATCCAACTGATTATCTATGCAGTCTACAAGAACTGCAAGGTCGACTCTCCGAGCAGCGACGAAGCAGCAGACGATGGATGGCAGGCTGCTGCTTCGGCTTCTCTTTTGTCATCCTCCGACGCGAACAGACATGGGCTGGAAGATGCTGCATCCAACCGTGTTTAG